A genomic region of Zea mays cultivar B73 chromosome 6, Zm-B73-REFERENCE-NAM-5.0, whole genome shotgun sequence contains the following coding sequences:
- the LOC118472242 gene encoding senescence-specific cysteine protease SAG39-like codes for MATLQASILAVLSFAFFCGAALAARDLNEDSAMVARHEQWMAQYSRVYKDAAEKARRFEVFKANVKFIESFNTGGNRKFWLGINQFADLTNDEFRTTKTNKGFKPSLDKVSTGFRYENVSVDAIPATIDWRTNGAVTPIKDQGQCGCCWAFSAVAATEGIVKISTGKLISLSEQELVDCDVHGEDQGCEGGLMDDAFKFIIKNGGLTTESNYPYTAADGKCKSGSNSAANIKGYEDVPTNDEAALMKAVANQPVSVAVDGGDMTFQFYSGGVMTGSCGTDLDHGIAAIGYGKTSDGTKYWLMKNSWGTTWGENGYLRMEKDISDKKGMCGLAMEPSYPTE; via the exons ATGGCCACCCTCCAGGCATCGATCTTGGCAGTCCTCAGCTTTGCCTTCTTCTGCGGTGCTGCTCTTGCTGCTCGCGACCTGAACGAGGACTCAGCCATGGTGGCCAGGCATGAGCAGTGGATGGCGCAATACAGCCGCGTCTACAAAGATGCCGCCGAGAAGGCTCGACGGTTCGAGGTGTTCAAAGCTAATGTTAAGTTCATCGAATCATTCAATACAGGTGGGAACCGTAAGTTCTGGCTTGGTATCAACCAGTTCGCTGACCTCACCAATGATGAGTTCAGGACTACCAAGACCAACAAAGGCTTCAAACCTAGCCTCGATAAGGTCTCTACCGGATTTAGGTATGAGAATGTTAGCGTTGATGCGATTCCAGCGACTATCGACTGGAGGACCAATGGTGCAGTCACTCCGATCAAGGATCAAGGGCAATGTG GTTGCTGCTGGGCATTCTCGGCCGTGGCAGCCACAGAAGGTATCGTGAAAATTAGCACTGGCAAGCTCATCTCCCTCTCAGAACAAGAATTGGTGGATTGCGATGTCCATGGTGAGGATCAGGGTTGTGAGGGTGGCCTGATGGACGATGCATTCAAGTTTATCATCAAGAATGGAGGCCTAACAACGGAGTCCAACTATCCATACACGGCTGCAGATGGCAAGTGCAAGAGTGGATCGAATAGTGCTGCAAACATCAAGGGCTACGAGGATGTGCCAACAAACGATGAGGCTGCCCTGATGAAGGCCGTGGCAAACCAGCCCGTGTCGGTGGCAGTGGACGGTGGAGACATGACATTTCAGTTCTACTCTGGTGGTGTGATGACTGGATCATGTGGTACTGACTTGGACCATGGGATTGCAGCCATTGGTTATGGGAAGACTAGTGATGGAACCAAGTATTGGCTCATGAAGAACTCATGGGGCACGACATGGGGTGAGAATGGTTACCTGAGAATGGAGAAGGATATTTCAGACAAGAAAGGCATGTGCGGACTAGCCATGGAACCTTCCTATCCCACTGAGTAG